A single region of the Veillonellales bacterium genome encodes:
- the argJ gene encoding bifunctional glutamate N-acetyltransferase/amino-acid acetyltransferase ArgJ: protein MLKQIQGGITEPKGFKAAGVKAGIKKSGKEDLAIIYSIVPAATAAVFTQNVMAAAPVIVSRKTVENGTASAIVVNSGCANACTGEQGLADAKAMAHITASELGIQDDEVLVASTGIIGVTMPMDKISAGIKKAVAELSADNHESARQAILTTDTFPKSVVCEFQLGEYTTRIAGIAKGSGMIQPNMATMLSFITTDITIAPALLKKALTKAVAISFNMITVDGDTSTNDMVSVMANGMAGNPVIDDENSPVYHNFYLALEAVCICLAKQVARDGEGATKFLEVQVKGANDFADAKKTAMAVARSPLVKTAFFGQDPNWGRILCAVGYSEAAVVPEKTGLTIGGIQIVAGGLATQYDEKALRAVMAAHDISMTVDLGLGRAEATVWTCDFSYEYVKINGEYHT from the coding sequence ATGCTTAAACAAATACAGGGCGGTATTACCGAACCTAAAGGATTCAAGGCTGCCGGCGTCAAGGCCGGCATTAAAAAAAGCGGCAAGGAAGACTTAGCGATTATCTACAGTATCGTTCCGGCGGCGACAGCGGCAGTGTTTACTCAGAACGTAATGGCGGCTGCTCCCGTAATCGTATCCCGGAAGACGGTGGAAAATGGAACAGCATCCGCGATTGTGGTTAACTCAGGCTGCGCCAATGCCTGTACGGGAGAACAGGGCTTAGCAGATGCCAAGGCGATGGCCCATATTACGGCCTCCGAGCTGGGTATACAGGATGATGAAGTGCTGGTGGCATCCACCGGTATTATTGGAGTAACGATGCCGATGGACAAAATTTCCGCCGGAATTAAGAAAGCGGTAGCCGAACTGTCGGCAGACAACCACGAAAGTGCCAGACAGGCGATCCTGACTACCGATACTTTTCCCAAATCGGTAGTATGTGAGTTTCAATTAGGTGAGTATACCACCCGTATTGCCGGTATTGCCAAGGGGTCAGGGATGATTCAGCCCAATATGGCCACGATGCTGTCCTTTATTACCACCGATATTACCATTGCACCTGCTTTGCTGAAAAAAGCTTTGACGAAAGCGGTCGCTATTTCGTTTAATATGATTACCGTTGACGGGGATACAAGCACGAATGATATGGTAAGTGTCATGGCCAATGGAATGGCCGGCAATCCGGTTATTGACGACGAAAATAGTCCGGTATATCACAATTTCTATTTAGCGCTGGAGGCAGTCTGCATTTGTCTGGCTAAACAAGTTGCCCGGGACGGCGAAGGCGCCACCAAGTTTTTAGAAGTACAAGTAAAAGGCGCCAATGATTTTGCCGATGCCAAGAAAACAGCGATGGCCGTCGCCAGATCGCCGCTTGTCAAAACCGCATTCTTTGGTCAGGATCCTAACTGGGGCCGTATTTTGTGCGCTGTCGGTTATTCGGAAGCCGCTGTGGTGCCGGAAAAAACAGGGTTGACCATTGGCGGCATTCAGATTGTAGCAGGCGGTTTAGCGACCCAGTATGACGAAAAAGCGCTGCGGGCAGTGATGGCCGCCCATGACATCAGCATGACGGTTGATTTGGGCCTGGGCAGGGCGGAAGCCACCGTATGGACCTGCGATTTTTCCTACGAGTACGTAAAAATTAATGGGGAATACCATACCTGA
- the argB gene encoding acetylglutamate kinase: MVMTKALEKAAVLIEALPYLRRFAGKTIIVKYGGNAMINTELKHSVIQDIILMKTVGMRPVVVHGGGPEITGMLKKMGKQSEFVSGLRVTDAETVAIAEMVLVGKINTEIVSLLNHHGARAVGLSGKDADLIIAKKHLAQVHENGQIRHVDIGFVGEVEQINTAIVNTLLDTGYIPVIAPIGIGRENESYNINADYVAGEIAGALGAEKLMLLTDVEGIYRDYHDKSSFISTLSLTEAKTMIQQGSIDGGMIPKVESCIRALTGGAAKTHIIDGRQPHSLLLEVFTAKGIGTEVIQ; this comes from the coding sequence ATGGTAATGACAAAAGCTTTGGAAAAAGCGGCGGTACTGATTGAAGCCTTGCCCTATCTGAGGAGATTTGCCGGCAAGACAATCATCGTCAAGTATGGCGGCAACGCCATGATCAACACCGAACTTAAGCACAGCGTCATTCAGGATATTATCCTGATGAAAACCGTGGGGATGCGGCCGGTGGTGGTTCATGGCGGCGGACCGGAAATTACCGGGATGCTGAAAAAAATGGGCAAGCAGTCGGAATTTGTCAGCGGCCTGCGGGTAACTGACGCGGAAACCGTGGCCATAGCGGAAATGGTGCTGGTGGGGAAAATCAATACGGAAATCGTCAGCCTGCTGAATCATCATGGTGCCAGAGCAGTAGGACTGAGCGGTAAGGATGCCGATCTGATTATTGCGAAGAAACATTTGGCCCAAGTCCATGAAAATGGACAAATCCGGCACGTGGATATCGGTTTTGTCGGTGAAGTGGAACAAATCAACACCGCTATAGTAAATACACTGCTCGATACCGGTTATATACCAGTGATTGCTCCTATCGGCATAGGCCGGGAAAACGAAAGCTATAATATTAACGCTGATTACGTAGCCGGTGAAATAGCCGGAGCCCTGGGGGCCGAAAAACTGATGCTGCTCACCGATGTGGAAGGAATTTACCGTGACTATCATGATAAAAGCAGCTTTATTTCCACCCTGAGTTTGACGGAGGCCAAGACTATGATTCAGCAGGGCAGCATTGACGGCGGGATGATTCCCAAAGTGGAATCTTGTATCCGGGCTCTGACCGGAGGCGCTGCCAAAACTCATATCATTGACGGCCGGCAGCCCCATTCCCTCTTGTTGGAGGTTTTTACAGCCAAAGGGATTGGGACGGAAGTGATTCAGTAA